A single genomic interval of Plantibacter sp. Leaf314 harbors:
- a CDS encoding VOC family protein produces MSLFITCPVESVERATAFYDALGWTRNAAMSSEQVSCFEIAPEQFVMLGSREMYAGVGGTEDLIGGPDTPSKVTVSFDLGSREAVDELVERAGAAGGRVGDTDDYLFMYQRQFDDPDGYHYSPFWMKPDTEPTA; encoded by the coding sequence ATGAGCCTCTTCATCACCTGCCCGGTCGAGAGCGTCGAACGCGCGACCGCCTTCTACGACGCCCTCGGCTGGACGCGCAACGCGGCGATGTCCTCCGAGCAGGTGTCCTGCTTCGAGATCGCTCCCGAGCAGTTCGTCATGCTCGGCAGCCGCGAGATGTACGCCGGGGTCGGTGGCACCGAGGACCTCATCGGCGGACCGGACACGCCGTCGAAGGTCACGGTCTCGTTCGACCTCGGCAGCCGGGAAGCGGTCGACGAACTCGTCGAGCGTGCTGGCGCCGCGGGCGGACGGGTCGGCGACACCGACGACTACCTGTTCATGTACCAGCGCCAGTTCGACGACCCGGACGGCTACCACTACTCACCGTTCTGGATGAAGCCGGACACCGAGCCGACCGCCTGA